The genomic stretch AGAATTTAAATGTTGAGCTAGCCCAAAACCCATACTGAAACAAGCTTGTAATAAATATCCGCCAGTAGGTGCATCCCAATCTAACATTTCTCCAATGCAGTAGTTTTCTTTGATTGAGTTTAGTTCGAAATTTAAATCTATTTCCGATAAGCAAACTCCTCCTACTGTAGAAATAGATTCGTCTAATTCGGCCGAATTAAGAATAGTACAAGGCACGCTTTTTATTTTGAGAGCAAGGGTATCCGTATTAAGGAACTCTTCTTTCGAAGTGCATGTTTTTAGCAATCCTATCTGCGCCGGACTAAGCTTTAATTCGCTTCTTAATACTGCAGATATACTTTTAGATTTATACTTTTTTAATTTGCTCACAATAGCAGCACTTGATAAAGTGGGCTTTAGATCGATCAAAATAATAGCCTTTTGCTGTTTCTTTAACTCCGATCTAATTTGTGGGCTAAGGGCATATATCGCATTGCCTTCTAATCCAAATTTAGTAATAACAACTTCGCCTTTTTGCTTTTTATTTAAACAAGAAATAGAGATGTTTTTAAGTGGAGCACCAGCATGTTTTAAAATAAAATCACTTTCCCATTCTATTTTATAAGCACAATTTGAAGCTTGAAAAGGAATAGTGTTTATCTCTTTTTTTTTGAAAGTCGATATCCAACTTCCATCCGATCCTGTAACCTTCCAACTGCTACCACCTAAGGCAAATACCACATAATCAGATTCGGTAATCTCTTTGTTATTAAATATTAAATTATTGCGACTATCCCAGCCAGTCCAGGTTTTGTTGAATTCTATTTTAACACCATTTTTTTTTAAAACAGACAGAATAGCCTTGAGCACTTCAATAGGTTTTATTCCCTTTTTGGGGAACACTCTTTTGCTACTCCCAACATAAGTTGGAATGCCAATAGGATCGAGCCAGTTTGTTAGATCGCTGTTGGTAAATTTGAGTAATGCTTCTTTTAATAAAGAGGAGGGAGTATATCGTTCAATTAATGATTCTATCGGCTCGGAATGGGTTAAATTAAAACCACCTTTTCCTGCAACTAAAAACTTTTGTCCGAGAGACTTATTCTTCTCAAAAATTGCTACTTCAAATTTTTGCTTATCGAGAAATGCTGCTAATGTAATTGCGGCTGCCCCGCCACCTATAATGGAAACCGTTTTTTTCACTTTAATCTATTGGCTAAAAATATCAATATTGAAATCACAAGTAACCGATAGTTCATTCTTGTTGATTATGTTTTCCAAACGTTCTATTCCTGTACTCCAATAATAGGGCGTCATTTTTAAAAGAAAAAGCAATGCTTCTGCACTTTTAATGTCTATTTCAAAAGTAGTTCTCTGTGTGAAGTTGTGTTTTAATAAAGGTGTCATCTTCTCAACTATATTTGATGTATGCGGCCTGAACGTATCGTAAATTAATTCTGCCATTTCACGCAAGTGGTCCGGAGCTGGGCTAACAATTACAACATGCCCCTGATTAGATAATATGCGCTTAAATTCTTCTGCCATTATTGGCGAAAAAATGGATAGGATAAGATCTGTGCTGTTGTCGGAAATAGGTAAATTATATATTGAACTTACGAAGTAGGAGTTGTTTTTATATTTATTTGCTGCATTTTTAACAGCGTATTTAGAAATGTCTGTACCTAATATTTCTGTCTCTAAACCAGGTAAATTATTCAAAACTTTTTCAGAATAATATCCTTCCCCACAGCCTGCATCAAATGCAATAATATCTTTGGTTTTAAGAGAGAGTTTATCTGTAATAATATTTTTAATGCTTTCTATTAACGGATCGTAGAATCCTAGTTCCAAAAAATTTCTTCTGGCAGCAATCATCATTTGGTTGTCGCCTGGATCTTTAGATCTTTTTTGATTAACCGGCAGTAAGTTTAAATAACCCTGTTTGGCGATATCAAAGCTGTGGTTGTTTTTACACAGATATGTTTTTTCTCCAGAATTGGTTAAAGAACTTTTGCAATATGGACATGTAATTATAGACATTAATATAAGCAAATTAGGCCTTTATCCTTCACGGAAATTGTATTTCGGTATTCGATTTTAATCTGTGATAAAGATAATTTATTTGATGCTAATGATTAGCAAGATACCGAGCAATCGCGATGTGAAATGTAAGAAGAAAATAGTCCTATACCTTTGTTAGGTTGTTGCTGTATTTATCGGTAACGTATTTTTATTAGAAACAAGGCTCGTTGCCATATGGGTTGGCTTCATGATCGATGGTGTAGTTGCGCTTCGCTCAGTTCCTTTTTGTGAATTCCGCGTAATCCCAGTTACCCGTATGGGTAAGTTTTAAGGTGCCCATAAACTTACCATCGGCGAACGAATTGTAGTATTCCGTTATGTTAGGATGGGCTCCACCGGTGCTAAAAAACTCAATAGCAAAAACCAAGGCTTCGGGATTATTCGCGCCATGCTGTTTTAGGGCTAACGGTTTACTGTCTTCAGAATAGCTAACCCAAATGCGTTTGGTACTTTGGTCGTCGTTAAAGCAGATATAATGGTGATGCGTTTCGGTATTGCCATGTGGAGAGGCATTGGTAACGGTAGAGATTTCTACTTGTAGTGGGGTTAAAGTAAGGCTGTCTGCTGTTTGGGCAAAGTGCTCGCCAAGCTTTTCTTGTCTATTAAAATTTATACCGGGATGCCCCGACTCGCCTTGGTAAGTTACGCTCGGTTTAAAAGCAAACGAGTTTTCATTGAGCCAAGAAAGGGAATAGATGTTGAATTTGTCTCTCAATCCAGCATCGGTTTCACCTAGTATAAATAGAGTTTTGATTTTTTGATAGCGGCCAGTTATAACATTAACAACGGTTAGTTGTGTGGTTCACTCATTGGCATAAAAGTCCTTTTCGTGCACAAGAATAACTTCTCCTGAGGCCGACCATGCTATTTCTGTAGGCGCTACGGATAGGTCTTCGATGGCGAAAGTGTTGTTGGTGGTCTTCACCTCAATCGTATAATAAC from Flavobacteriales bacterium encodes the following:
- a CDS encoding methyltransferase domain-containing protein, which encodes MSIITCPYCKSSLTNSGEKTYLCKNNHSFDIAKQGYLNLLPVNQKRSKDPGDNQMMIAARRNFLELGFYDPLIESIKNIITDKLSLKTKDIIAFDAGCGEGYYSEKVLNNLPGLETEILGTDISKYAVKNAANKYKNNSYFVSSIYNLPISDNSTDLILSIFSPIMAEEFKRILSNQGHVVIVSPAPDHLREMAELIYDTFRPHTSNIVEKMTPLLKHNFTQRTTFEIDIKSAEALLFLLKMTPYYWSTGIERLENIINKNELSVTCDFNIDIFSQ
- a CDS encoding NAD(P)-dependent oxidoreductase, coding for MKKTVSIIGGGAAAITLAAFLDKQKFEVAIFEKNKSLGQKFLVAGKGGFNLTHSEPIESLIERYTPSSLLKEALLKFTNSDLTNWLDPIGIPTYVGSSKRVFPKKGIKPIEVLKAILSVLKKNGVKIEFNKTWTGWDSRNNLIFNNKEITESDYVVFALGGSSWKVTGSDGSWISTFKKKEINTIPFQASNCAYKIEWESDFILKHAGAPLKNISISCLNKKQKGEVVITKFGLEGNAIYALSPQIRSELKKQQKAIILIDLKPTLSSAAIVSKLKKYKSKSISAVLRSELKLSPAQIGLLKTCTSKEEFLNTDTLALKIKSVPCTILNSAELDESISTVGGVCLSEIDLNFELNSIKENYCIGEMLDWDAPTGGYLLQACFSMGFGLAQHLNSK